One stretch of Sinomonas terrae DNA includes these proteins:
- a CDS encoding O-acetyl-ADP-ribose deacetylase, which translates to MRIDIVTGDITTRRVDAIVNAANSSLLGGGGVDGAIHLAAGPELLEACQELRRKDYRDGLPVGHAVATPAFRLPARWVIHTVGPNWHAGQRDPDLLRSAFFESLTLADSLGATSVAFPAISAGIYGWDPRVVARTAVDAVREADTQTVELVEFVLFSEDMADVFVAAA; encoded by the coding sequence ATGAGGATCGACATCGTCACCGGCGACATCACGACCCGGCGCGTCGACGCGATTGTGAATGCCGCCAACAGCTCCCTCCTCGGGGGCGGCGGCGTCGACGGCGCCATCCACCTCGCGGCAGGACCCGAACTGCTCGAGGCCTGCCAGGAGCTGCGCCGCAAGGACTACCGCGACGGCCTCCCCGTCGGACACGCGGTTGCCACCCCAGCCTTCCGCCTCCCGGCCCGATGGGTGATCCACACCGTCGGACCCAACTGGCACGCGGGCCAGCGCGACCCCGACCTCCTCCGCTCCGCCTTCTTCGAAAGTCTCACCCTCGCGGACAGCCTCGGCGCGACCTCCGTCGCCTTCCCCGCGATCTCTGCCGGGATCTACGGGTGGGACCCGCGCGTCGTCGCCCGTACCGCCGTCGATGCGGTGCGGGAAGCGGACACTCAGACGGTAGAGCTCGTCGAGTTCGTCCTCTTCAGCGAGGACATGGCGGACGTCTTCGTCGCCGCCGCCTGA
- a CDS encoding ABC transporter permease: MLVLSILIGALSLVPLGFVVAMTIATGWDTAIALIVRPRVLELLGNTVWLVVITVPLCLVIGVGGAWLVERTRLRAHRVWAVLLAAPLAIPAFVNAYSWVSVVPSMAGLGWGVFIATLSYYPLVYIPAAATLARLDPALEQSAASLGLGPWKVFFRVVLPQLRIAVAGGALLVGLHLLSEYGAFAMMRFDTFTTAIMEQYRSTFNGSAGNMLASVLVALCLVMLVIEARARGNARYAKLGSGSQAAPTRARLGAWELPAQLGLLGLAIVALGVPLAVIGRWLLEGGAKIWETADLASALGQSLWLGLLGALAATAAAFPLSWLAVRYAGWLSKSLELANYITSSMPGIVLALAFVTVALRAIPDIYQSTLLLVIAYVLLFLPRALVSLRAGLAQAPKELEEAARALGRRPAAAFFRVTLPLAAPAAAGGAALVFLAVLNELTATLLLAPTGTSTLATQFWNLSSGIDYTDAAPYALLMILLSAPMTYLLFQQSKKAAGQ; encoded by the coding sequence GTGCTGGTCCTGAGCATCCTCATCGGCGCCCTCTCGCTCGTGCCGCTCGGCTTCGTCGTCGCCATGACCATCGCAACTGGCTGGGACACCGCGATCGCGCTCATCGTGCGGCCGCGGGTCCTTGAGCTGCTCGGCAACACCGTCTGGCTCGTGGTCATCACTGTGCCGCTGTGCCTCGTGATCGGGGTCGGGGGCGCGTGGCTCGTCGAGCGCACGAGACTCCGGGCCCATCGCGTCTGGGCGGTGCTGCTCGCCGCCCCGCTCGCGATCCCCGCCTTCGTGAACGCCTATTCGTGGGTCTCCGTGGTCCCCTCGATGGCCGGACTCGGCTGGGGCGTCTTCATCGCGACGCTCTCCTACTACCCCCTCGTCTACATCCCGGCAGCGGCCACGCTCGCTCGCCTCGACCCTGCGCTCGAGCAATCGGCGGCCTCCCTCGGCCTCGGGCCGTGGAAGGTCTTCTTCCGCGTCGTCCTCCCGCAGCTCCGGATCGCCGTCGCAGGGGGCGCGCTCCTCGTCGGCCTGCACCTCCTCTCCGAATACGGCGCCTTCGCGATGATGCGCTTCGACACGTTCACGACGGCGATCATGGAGCAGTACCGCTCGACCTTCAACGGCTCCGCAGGCAACATGCTCGCGAGCGTGCTCGTTGCCCTGTGCCTGGTCATGCTCGTCATCGAGGCCCGCGCCCGCGGCAATGCCCGCTACGCGAAGCTCGGCTCCGGCTCGCAGGCCGCCCCGACCCGGGCGCGCCTCGGCGCTTGGGAACTGCCCGCCCAGCTGGGGCTCCTCGGTCTCGCGATCGTGGCCCTCGGAGTCCCGCTCGCCGTCATCGGGCGTTGGCTCCTCGAGGGCGGGGCGAAGATCTGGGAGACCGCCGACCTCGCCTCGGCTCTCGGCCAGAGCCTGTGGCTCGGTCTCCTCGGCGCGCTCGCAGCGACGGCGGCGGCCTTCCCGCTCTCGTGGCTCGCCGTCAGGTACGCAGGGTGGCTGAGCAAGTCGCTCGAGCTCGCCAACTACATCACGAGCTCGATGCCCGGCATCGTCCTGGCCCTCGCGTTCGTGACCGTTGCGTTGCGGGCCATCCCGGACATCTACCAGAGCACGCTCCTGCTGGTCATCGCGTACGTGCTGCTGTTCCTCCCGCGCGCGCTCGTGAGCCTGCGGGCCGGGCTCGCCCAGGCGCCGAAGGAACTCGAAGAGGCCGCGCGGGCCCTCGGGCGCCGCCCCGCAGCAGCCTTCTTCCGGGTGACCCTGCCGCTCGCAGCCCCCGCGGCGGCCGGCGGTGCAGCGCTCGTCTTCCTCGCCGTCCTGAATGAACTCACGGCGACCCTCCTGCTCGCCCCGACGGGCACGTCCACCCTCGCGACCCAGTTCTGGAACCTCTCGAGCGGTATCGACTACACGGATGCCGCGCCCTACGCGCTGCTCATGATCCTGCTCTCCGCACCCATGACCTACCTGTTGTTCCAGCAGTCCAAGAAGGCGGCCGGCCAGTGA
- a CDS encoding LysE family translocator gives MTLQNSLLGFAALAALITVIPGTDTALVLRYTLNQGRRHAYTAALGMISGAFVWGVAAATGISALLTVSTVAYDILRLAGAFYMVWLAVGLWRASLRKPAPGTVDDGDGSPIVGGFPRLGHEPLARTWAKGLVSNLLNPKYGMFCIAVIPQFLVPGVPAVWMGLMLTVVSNVEAVVWFIAIVAAAHFFRKWLEGPKFRKWIDRVTGTVLGAFGVAAVLETRVAA, from the coding sequence GTGACCCTCCAGAATTCCTTGCTGGGTTTCGCCGCGCTCGCTGCGCTCATCACGGTGATCCCCGGTACTGACACTGCTCTCGTTCTCCGCTACACCCTGAACCAGGGCCGCCGCCACGCCTACACGGCCGCGCTCGGGATGATCTCCGGCGCCTTCGTGTGGGGCGTCGCCGCTGCGACGGGGATCTCGGCGCTCCTGACGGTTTCGACCGTCGCCTACGACATCCTCCGGCTGGCCGGCGCGTTCTACATGGTCTGGCTCGCGGTGGGCTTGTGGCGCGCCTCGCTCAGGAAGCCGGCGCCGGGCACAGTGGACGACGGCGATGGGTCGCCGATCGTGGGCGGCTTCCCTCGTCTGGGCCACGAGCCGCTCGCCCGCACGTGGGCCAAGGGCCTGGTCTCGAACCTGCTCAATCCGAAGTACGGGATGTTCTGCATCGCGGTCATCCCCCAGTTCCTCGTCCCAGGCGTTCCGGCCGTGTGGATGGGCCTCATGCTCACTGTGGTCAGCAATGTCGAAGCGGTTGTCTGGTTCATCGCAATAGTCGCCGCGGCCCATTTCTTCCGAAAGTGGCTCGAAGGGCCGAAGTTCCGGAAGTGGATCGATCGCGTCACCGGAACGGTGCTCGGCGCGTTCGGAGTCGCGGCGGTGCTCGAGACGCGCGTGGCCGCATGA
- a CDS encoding DUF1684 domain-containing protein: MTDTLEGSTNETEQLARWQRFRENRNNALAEEHGWLTLTSLQWLTPEPSPVELVPGLWSTSESVGLETAVLTAHAEDGLVFDEEGDPVDGTFSAHLSNEESLNWVRYGTIVVELAMRGGRYAIRTRDSESPTRTEFSGVPVFDFDPEWVLEATWEPYPEPREVPISTANPLVDGIHRSAGEVVFRRNGHEYRLQAEQGKLGDLTITFHDETNGRTTEDWRKVTTARPRPNGSVTLDFNRSINYPSAFTPYGTCPMPVRDNSLDLAVEAGEKMLDDGE; encoded by the coding sequence ATGACGGACACTCTTGAGGGTTCCACCAACGAAACCGAACAACTCGCCCGCTGGCAGCGCTTCCGCGAGAACCGCAACAACGCCCTGGCCGAAGAGCACGGCTGGCTCACGCTCACGTCCCTCCAATGGCTCACCCCCGAGCCGTCGCCGGTCGAACTCGTCCCCGGCCTCTGGTCCACCTCGGAATCCGTAGGGCTCGAGACCGCCGTGCTCACGGCCCACGCGGAAGACGGCCTCGTCTTCGACGAGGAGGGCGACCCCGTGGACGGGACGTTCAGCGCGCACCTGTCCAACGAGGAATCGCTGAACTGGGTGCGCTACGGGACGATCGTCGTCGAACTCGCTATGCGCGGCGGCCGCTACGCCATCCGCACGCGCGACTCCGAATCACCCACGCGGACCGAATTCAGCGGCGTCCCGGTCTTCGACTTCGACCCGGAGTGGGTCCTCGAAGCCACGTGGGAGCCGTACCCCGAGCCGCGCGAAGTGCCGATCTCGACGGCGAATCCCCTCGTCGACGGCATCCACCGTTCGGCGGGCGAGGTCGTGTTCCGGCGGAACGGGCACGAGTATCGGCTCCAGGCCGAGCAGGGCAAGCTCGGCGATCTCACGATCACGTTCCACGACGAGACGAACGGCCGCACGACCGAGGACTGGCGCAAGGTCACCACCGCCCGCCCGCGCCCGAACGGCAGCGTCACCCTCGACTTCAACCGGAGCATCAACTACCCGAGCGCCTTCACGCCGTACGGGACGTGCCCGATGCCCGTGAGGGACAACTCGCTCGACCTCGCAGTCGAAGCCGGCGAAAAGATGCTCGACGACGGCGAGTAG
- a CDS encoding MBL fold metallo-hydrolase — MTESKASRWVQSSELTRYRLAPNPGPMSLDGTNSYVISGEFSQVPQKIPGQEMPGQAGVVVVDPGPLEATHLGELAAAGRVELVLITHHHSDHTEGAEEFHRITGAPVRALDASLCFAAPPLADGEVIEAAGVRIEVLATPGHTADSVSLLLPDDGDEGSVLTGDTILGRGTTVIAYPDGRLGDYLASLRRLEALGPKTVLPAHGPVLPDLGDIVRAYAAHREERLAQIREALASLGAEAPVGAVTDVVYADVETSVRRAAETSVAAQLDYLRGWA, encoded by the coding sequence GTGACTGAATCGAAGGCCTCGCGTTGGGTCCAGAGCTCGGAACTCACCCGTTATCGTCTGGCCCCCAATCCCGGGCCGATGAGTCTCGACGGGACGAATTCCTATGTCATCTCGGGCGAATTCTCCCAGGTGCCGCAGAAGATTCCCGGCCAGGAGATGCCCGGCCAGGCGGGCGTCGTCGTCGTCGATCCCGGCCCCCTCGAGGCGACCCATCTCGGCGAGCTCGCGGCGGCCGGACGCGTGGAGCTCGTGCTGATCACACACCACCACTCGGATCACACCGAGGGCGCGGAGGAGTTCCACCGCATCACGGGCGCCCCCGTCCGGGCGCTCGACGCGTCGCTGTGCTTCGCCGCGCCGCCGCTCGCCGACGGCGAGGTCATCGAGGCCGCGGGAGTCCGGATCGAGGTGCTCGCGACCCCCGGCCACACAGCAGACTCGGTGTCCCTGCTCCTCCCCGACGACGGCGACGAGGGGTCAGTGCTCACGGGCGACACGATCTTGGGCCGCGGCACAACGGTCATCGCCTACCCCGACGGCCGGCTGGGGGACTATCTCGCGTCGCTCCGGCGCCTCGAAGCACTCGGGCCGAAGACGGTGCTCCCCGCGCACGGCCCTGTCCTGCCCGACCTCGGGGACATCGTGCGGGCGTACGCCGCGCACCGCGAAGAGCGGCTTGCCCAGATCCGCGAGGCCCTCGCGAGCCTCGGAGCGGAGGCCCCCGTCGGCGCCGTGACCGACGTCGTCTACGCCGATGTCGAGACGTCGGTGCGCCGCGCGGCCGAGACCTCCGTCGCGGCCCAGCTGGACTACCTCCGCGGCTGGGCCTGA
- a CDS encoding ABC transporter ATP-binding protein has protein sequence MTEQSPTPTSASRLPEPRVARSIADTANHHLEIDEVTKTFGRQQVLKGINLHVARGGTTAIVGPSGSGKTTLLRLIAGFEAPDTGQIMLGGRVVAGDTWVPAHRRNIGYVAQDGALFPHLTVGQNIAFGLDKAHGGSRKQIAARVEELLDMVALDGSYAKRRPHELSGGQQQRIALARAMARRPEVMLLDEPFSALDAGLRVATRRAVAKVLAKAGVTTILVTHDQAEALSFADQVAVMRGGKLAQIGNPFVVYTRPADRATAEFLGDAVILDAWLEGSLAMCSLGPVPVRHPTAQGHVQIMLRPEQIRIAAESPIHGTVLDWDYFGPESSVRIKLADRPWDQPVHPGMPGGGEIITIRHWNAAMARKGMDLALKVIGEGVAFPLGEPSTGVSTLAE, from the coding sequence GTGACCGAACAGAGTCCCACCCCCACTTCGGCCTCGCGCCTCCCCGAGCCGCGGGTCGCGCGGTCCATCGCGGACACCGCGAACCATCACCTCGAGATCGACGAGGTCACGAAGACATTTGGGCGGCAGCAGGTCCTCAAGGGCATCAACCTGCACGTCGCGCGGGGGGGCACGACGGCGATCGTCGGGCCGTCCGGGTCAGGCAAGACGACGCTCCTGCGTCTCATCGCCGGCTTCGAGGCGCCCGACACGGGGCAGATCATGCTTGGCGGGCGGGTTGTCGCCGGCGACACATGGGTGCCAGCGCACCGGCGGAACATCGGCTACGTGGCCCAGGACGGGGCCCTGTTCCCCCACCTGACGGTGGGCCAGAACATCGCGTTCGGGCTCGACAAGGCGCACGGCGGATCGCGCAAGCAGATCGCGGCGCGGGTCGAGGAGCTCCTCGACATGGTCGCCCTTGACGGCTCGTACGCGAAGCGCCGCCCCCACGAGCTCTCGGGCGGGCAACAGCAGCGCATCGCCCTTGCGCGCGCCATGGCCCGGCGCCCTGAGGTCATGCTCCTCGACGAGCCGTTCTCAGCGCTCGACGCCGGCCTGCGCGTCGCGACCCGGCGTGCGGTCGCGAAGGTGCTCGCCAAAGCCGGGGTCACCACGATCCTCGTGACCCACGACCAAGCCGAGGCCCTAAGCTTCGCCGATCAGGTCGCCGTCATGCGCGGCGGGAAGCTCGCCCAGATCGGCAACCCCTTCGTCGTGTACACGCGGCCCGCGGACCGCGCGACCGCGGAGTTCCTCGGCGACGCCGTCATCCTCGACGCCTGGCTCGAAGGCAGCCTCGCGATGTGCTCCCTCGGGCCGGTCCCCGTGCGCCACCCCACCGCCCAAGGCCACGTTCAGATCATGCTGCGGCCCGAGCAAATTCGAATTGCAGCGGAATCGCCCATTCATGGGACCGTACTCGATTGGGACTATTTCGGCCCCGAATCGTCGGTGCGGATCAAGCTCGCCGACCGCCCCTGGGACCAGCCCGTTCACCCGGGAATGCCCGGAGGGGGCGAAATCATCACGATCCGCCACTGGAACGCCGCAATGGCGCGCAAGGGCATGGACCTCGCGCTGAAGGTCATCGGAGAAGGCGTGGCATTCCCGCTGGGGGAACCGTCGACGGGCGTGAGCACGCTCGCGGAGTGA
- a CDS encoding pseudouridine synthase, with product MKSPLPVRDGVNATRLRLPSEGPWDTALDYMLHRWGHIDPEGILPRFDDGEIVGADGAPLHRATPLEEHTFIWYYRTLPREERLPVELSVLHRDEHLVVVDKPHFLPTTPGGTYIQESALVRLRNELGLPDLVPMHRLDRMTAGVLLFAVNPETRGRYQVLFERRKVQKEYECVSRVRNQQQFLEQFAEPITVRNRMVKSRDYLLASVAEGEPNAETRVSLLRLDRSSEQPRALFRLEPHTGKTHQLRVHMAGLGAGIMHDPFYPILLDKAPDDFSRPLQLLARGVRFRDPITGHETEFRSRLELQEAPPSDG from the coding sequence ATGAAATCCCCCCTCCCCGTGCGCGACGGCGTCAACGCGACGCGCCTTCGCCTGCCGTCGGAGGGGCCTTGGGACACTGCGCTCGACTACATGCTCCACCGCTGGGGGCACATCGACCCTGAGGGAATCCTCCCGAGGTTCGACGACGGCGAGATCGTCGGGGCGGACGGCGCACCGCTGCACCGGGCTACCCCGCTCGAAGAGCACACGTTCATCTGGTACTACCGGACGCTGCCGCGGGAGGAGCGGCTCCCTGTCGAGCTGTCCGTCCTCCATCGGGACGAGCACCTCGTCGTCGTCGACAAGCCGCACTTCCTCCCGACGACGCCCGGCGGGACCTACATCCAGGAGTCGGCCCTCGTCCGGCTCCGCAACGAGCTGGGGCTCCCCGACCTCGTTCCGATGCACCGCCTCGACCGGATGACCGCTGGCGTCCTCCTCTTCGCGGTGAACCCTGAGACTCGCGGCCGCTATCAGGTGCTGTTCGAGCGGCGCAAGGTGCAGAAGGAGTACGAGTGCGTCTCACGGGTCCGCAACCAGCAGCAATTCCTCGAGCAGTTCGCGGAACCCATCACGGTTCGAAACCGGATGGTGAAATCGCGGGATTATCTGCTCGCGAGCGTCGCCGAGGGCGAACCCAATGCGGAGACGCGTGTCAGCCTCCTCCGGCTGGACCGCTCGTCCGAGCAGCCGCGCGCGCTGTTCCGCCTCGAGCCCCACACCGGCAAGACCCACCAGCTGCGGGTCCACATGGCGGGCCTCGGCGCGGGGATCATGCACGATCCGTTCTACCCGATCCTGCTCGACAAGGCACCTGACGACTTCAGCCGCCCCCTGCAGCTCCTCGCCCGCGGGGTCCGCTTCCGCGATCCGATCACAGGCCACGAGACCGAATTCCGCAGCCGTCTGGAACTGCAGGAAGCGCCGCCATCCGACGGGTAA
- a CDS encoding iron ABC transporter substrate-binding protein, with product MKIRSQALAGIAIAAVAALGLSACGSSPSSSGSAGATGGPTDTITVYNAQHQELTQAWVDAFTKQTGIKVNMRNGDDTEMAQQIVQEGRNSPADVFLTENSPAMSAVENAGLLGSPGSEALANVPQAYRPSTGKWVGIAARSTVLAYNKTKVKAADLPKSIMDLADSSWKGRWGGAPAGADFQAIVSAMLQLKGESATLDWLKAMKTNAKTYQSNSTAMKAVNAGEIDAAIIYHYYWFGDQANTGENSKNVGLYYFKNQDPGAFVSVSGGGVLASSKHQTAAQKFLAFVTSADGQKILQTGSSFEYPVGSGVAANPKLTPLQELQAPAVDPAKLNSQQVTDLMTQAGLL from the coding sequence GTGAAGATCCGTTCCCAGGCCCTCGCGGGCATCGCGATCGCCGCGGTTGCTGCGCTCGGCCTCTCGGCGTGCGGCAGCTCGCCAAGCTCGTCCGGTTCGGCGGGGGCCACCGGCGGCCCGACAGACACCATCACGGTCTACAACGCTCAACACCAAGAGCTCACACAGGCATGGGTGGATGCCTTCACGAAGCAGACCGGCATCAAGGTCAACATGCGCAACGGCGACGACACCGAGATGGCCCAGCAGATCGTCCAAGAGGGGAGGAACTCCCCCGCCGACGTCTTCCTCACCGAGAACTCCCCGGCGATGAGCGCGGTGGAGAACGCGGGACTCCTCGGAAGCCCCGGCTCGGAGGCGCTCGCGAACGTGCCGCAGGCCTACCGCCCGTCGACGGGCAAGTGGGTCGGCATCGCGGCACGCTCGACGGTCCTCGCCTACAACAAGACGAAGGTCAAGGCGGCCGACCTCCCGAAGTCGATCATGGACCTCGCCGATTCCTCGTGGAAGGGCCGCTGGGGCGGGGCGCCGGCGGGCGCCGACTTCCAGGCCATCGTCTCCGCGATGCTCCAGCTCAAGGGCGAGAGCGCGACCCTCGACTGGCTCAAGGCCATGAAGACCAACGCGAAGACGTACCAGAGCAACAGCACGGCAATGAAGGCCGTCAACGCGGGTGAGATCGACGCCGCCATCATCTACCACTACTACTGGTTCGGCGATCAGGCGAACACCGGCGAGAACTCGAAGAACGTCGGCCTGTACTACTTCAAGAACCAGGACCCGGGCGCGTTCGTCTCGGTCTCCGGCGGTGGGGTACTCGCCTCGAGCAAGCACCAGACGGCGGCGCAGAAGTTCCTCGCGTTTGTGACCAGCGCAGATGGGCAGAAGATCCTGCAGACGGGCTCGTCGTTCGAATACCCCGTCGGCTCTGGCGTTGCGGCGAACCCGAAGCTCACGCCGCTCCAGGAACTGCAGGCGCCGGCCGTCGACCCCGCGAAGCTCAACTCCCAGCAGGTCACCGACCTCATGACTCAGGCAGGACTGCTCTAG
- a CDS encoding glycoside hydrolase family 76 protein yields MSTPETAAARASAAAESVTSSFGHQPLRVRGTWLAWVQDPHRRLQLPWSEWHYWWQAHLLDCLIDAAEREAEGGDAARAGALQWLALAQRHLRGIRLRNFGRFPNMFFDDMAWLALASQRAEALSRKLTGHGLPPAGTAVRELGRRLVAGDTDDLGGGMFWNTRRQYKNTATTGPGALFFARAGDRGRAQTLVGWLYETLFDPEQGLFLDGIHVPGKGEPKMSPEPRLTRDIWAYNQGTVLGALLALGDAGDTGHGEASLGYANNRPEDPASTNLERAAALVDAVDRELTVVVATPSGGAPGGASPTGEHEPEIRVLKAHGGGDGGLFMGILARYLGIAAIDPRLPVRTQATAARLVTDTAEALWQGRDERPRPGSQPHLVFPAHPGELASSSYPRGQGEPVELCTQVQAWTVLEAAHRVTKGN; encoded by the coding sequence GTGAGCACTCCCGAGACTGCGGCCGCACGCGCGAGCGCCGCCGCTGAGAGCGTAACCTCATCGTTCGGGCATCAGCCCCTCCGTGTCCGGGGCACGTGGCTTGCGTGGGTGCAGGATCCCCATCGGCGCCTTCAGCTTCCGTGGAGCGAGTGGCATTACTGGTGGCAGGCCCATCTGCTCGACTGCCTCATTGACGCCGCCGAGCGCGAAGCGGAAGGGGGCGACGCGGCCCGAGCCGGCGCTCTCCAGTGGCTCGCCCTCGCCCAGCGGCATCTGCGGGGGATCCGGCTCCGGAACTTCGGCCGGTTCCCCAATATGTTCTTCGACGACATGGCCTGGCTCGCCCTCGCCTCCCAGCGCGCGGAGGCTCTCTCGCGGAAGCTCACGGGCCACGGCCTCCCGCCTGCCGGCACGGCAGTACGGGAACTCGGGCGCCGCCTCGTGGCCGGCGATACGGACGACCTCGGCGGAGGCATGTTCTGGAACACCCGCCGCCAGTACAAGAACACCGCGACGACCGGACCTGGCGCCCTGTTCTTCGCTCGCGCAGGCGACCGTGGACGGGCCCAGACGCTCGTGGGCTGGCTCTACGAGACACTCTTCGACCCCGAGCAGGGCCTGTTCCTCGACGGCATCCACGTCCCCGGCAAGGGCGAACCCAAGATGAGCCCGGAGCCCCGCCTCACCCGGGACATCTGGGCGTACAACCAGGGAACGGTCTTGGGTGCCCTACTCGCGCTCGGAGACGCTGGGGACACGGGTCACGGGGAAGCAAGTCTCGGGTACGCGAACAACCGGCCCGAGGACCCAGCGTCGACGAACCTCGAGCGTGCTGCCGCGCTCGTCGACGCCGTGGATCGGGAGCTCACCGTCGTCGTCGCCACGCCAAGCGGGGGGGCGCCCGGCGGGGCATCGCCAACCGGGGAACATGAGCCGGAAATCCGGGTCCTCAAAGCCCACGGCGGCGGCGACGGTGGCCTCTTCATGGGGATCCTCGCCCGCTATCTCGGAATCGCCGCCATCGACCCCCGGCTTCCCGTGCGGACGCAGGCCACGGCAGCGCGTCTCGTCACAGACACTGCCGAAGCCCTCTGGCAGGGCCGCGATGAACGGCCAAGGCCCGGCAGCCAGCCGCACCTGGTCTTCCCCGCCCACCCCGGTGAGCTCGCGTCGTCGTCGTACCCGCGGGGGCAGGGCGAGCCCGTCGAACTGTGCACCCAAGTGCAGGCCTGGACGGTGCTCGAGGCTGCCCACCGAGTCACAAAGGGCAATTAG
- a CDS encoding SDR family NAD(P)-dependent oxidoreductase encodes MDLAGATALVTGGASGLGAATARRLHDGGAGVVVADLPGSRGAEFAEELSASRRGGPPVLFAPADVTDEAQVAAAVDLAMSEASGPGPLRIVVNCAGIATPGKVLGRDGVLPLEQFERVVRVNLFGTFNVLRLAAAAMVQVEPVSTELGGPERGVIVNTASVAAFEGQIGQPAYSASKGAVHAMTLPIARELARSLIRVVTIAPGIFETPMMAGLSEEAQTSLGQQVPHPARLGRPGEYANLVAHIVDNTMLNGETIRLDGAIRMAPK; translated from the coding sequence ATGGATCTCGCTGGTGCCACGGCGCTTGTCACGGGCGGTGCGTCAGGTCTTGGCGCTGCCACCGCCCGCCGACTGCACGACGGCGGGGCTGGCGTCGTCGTCGCCGACCTGCCGGGGAGCCGCGGCGCCGAGTTCGCCGAGGAGCTCAGTGCATCGCGCCGAGGAGGGCCGCCCGTCCTCTTCGCCCCCGCGGACGTGACGGACGAGGCTCAGGTCGCTGCCGCCGTCGACCTCGCGATGTCCGAGGCCTCGGGGCCTGGGCCGCTGCGGATCGTCGTGAACTGCGCGGGGATCGCGACGCCGGGCAAAGTGCTCGGGCGGGACGGGGTGCTGCCGCTCGAGCAGTTCGAGCGGGTCGTGAGGGTCAACCTGTTCGGCACGTTCAACGTGCTCCGCCTCGCTGCCGCTGCCATGGTGCAAGTCGAGCCGGTGAGCACGGAGCTCGGCGGCCCGGAGCGCGGCGTGATCGTCAACACCGCGTCCGTGGCCGCGTTCGAGGGCCAGATCGGCCAGCCCGCTTACTCCGCCTCGAAGGGCGCCGTGCACGCGATGACACTTCCCATCGCGCGGGAGCTCGCGCGTTCGCTCATCCGCGTCGTCACGATCGCCCCGGGGATCTTCGAGACGCCCATGATGGCCGGGCTCTCTGAGGAAGCCCAAACGTCGCTCGGCCAGCAGGTGCCGCACCCCGCGCGGCTGGGGCGGCCGGGGGAGTACGCAAACCTCGTGGCCCACATCGTGGACAACACGATGCTCAACGGCGAGACCATCCGGCTTGACGGCGCGATCCGCATGGCACCGAAGTAG